A window of the Enterobacteriaceae bacterium 4M9 genome harbors these coding sequences:
- the ugpA gene encoding sn-glycerol-3-phosphate ABC transporter permease UgpA, whose amino-acid sequence MSSDRPVFRAGLLPYALLLPQLAITVIFFLWPAGKALWYSLQTVDPFGLSSQFTGLDNFTALFQDPYYLAAFRTTLVFSALVTGFGLLASLFFAALVDHVVRGSRIYQTLLLLPYAVAPAVAAVLWIFLFNPGRGLVAYGLEAMGYHWNHAQNSGQAMFLVVFASVWKQISYNFLFFYAALQSIPRSLVEAAAIDGAGPVRRFFCLSLPLIAPVSFFLLVVNLVYAFFDTFPVIDAATAGGPVQATTTLIYKIYREGFAGLDLSASAAQSVVLMVLVIVLTAVQFRYVESKVRYQ is encoded by the coding sequence ATGTCCAGCGATCGCCCGGTATTTCGCGCAGGCCTGCTGCCTTATGCGCTGCTGCTGCCGCAGTTGGCGATTACCGTAATCTTTTTTCTGTGGCCCGCCGGTAAGGCGCTGTGGTATTCACTGCAAACGGTTGACCCGTTTGGCCTTTCCAGCCAGTTCACCGGGCTGGATAACTTCACCGCGCTGTTCCAGGACCCCTATTACCTTGCTGCGTTTCGTACCACGCTGGTTTTCAGCGCGCTGGTGACGGGCTTTGGCCTGCTGGCGTCGCTGTTTTTTGCCGCCCTGGTGGACCATGTGGTGCGCGGCAGCCGTATATATCAAACCCTGCTGCTGTTGCCCTACGCCGTGGCACCGGCAGTGGCGGCTGTACTGTGGATTTTCCTGTTTAACCCAGGGCGCGGACTGGTGGCTTATGGGCTTGAGGCGATGGGCTATCACTGGAACCATGCCCAGAACAGCGGGCAGGCGATGTTCCTGGTGGTATTTGCCTCAGTCTGGAAACAAATCAGCTACAACTTCCTGTTCTTTTACGCCGCGCTCCAGTCTATTCCCCGCTCGCTGGTGGAGGCCGCCGCTATTGACGGCGCAGGCCCGGTGCGGCGTTTTTTCTGCCTCTCGCTGCCGCTGATTGCGCCAGTGAGCTTCTTCCTGCTGGTGGTGAACCTGGTGTATGCCTTCTTCGACACCTTCCCGGTGATTGATGCCGCAACAGCCGGTGGACCGGTGCAGGCCACCACCACGCTTATCTACAAAATTTATCGCGAAGGCTTTGCCGGGCTGGATCTGTCGGCGTCTGCGGCCCAGTCGGTGGTGCTGATGGTGCTGGTGATTGTGTTAACGGCGGTACAGTTCCGCTACGTCGAAAGTAAGGTGCGCTACCAGTGA
- the ugpE gene encoding sn-glycerol-3-phosphate ABC transporter permease UgpE, with protein MIENRRGLTIFSHLMLISGIAAILFPLWVAFVAATLDDKAVFSTPMTLIPGGELWHNLSTIWQQGVGANSAPFSRLLLNSFVMAFGITVGKIAVSILSAFAIVWFRFPLRNLCFWMIFITLMLPVEVRIFPTVDVVAKLDMLDGYAGLTLPLMASATATFLFRQFFMTLPDELMEAARIDGASPLRFFRDIVLPLSKTNIAALFVITFIYGWNQYLWPLLIITNADMGTAVAGIKGMIALGEGNTRWNLVMAAMLLTLIPPVVIVLVMQRAFVRGLVDSEK; from the coding sequence GTGATTGAAAACCGACGCGGGCTGACTATTTTCAGCCACCTGATGCTGATTTCTGGCATTGCCGCCATCCTGTTCCCGCTGTGGGTCGCCTTTGTGGCGGCCACGCTGGACGATAAGGCGGTGTTTTCCACCCCGATGACGCTAATCCCCGGCGGTGAGCTGTGGCACAACCTCAGCACCATCTGGCAGCAGGGCGTGGGGGCCAACAGCGCACCGTTCAGCCGCCTGTTGCTCAACAGCTTTGTGATGGCGTTTGGCATTACCGTTGGCAAAATCGCCGTGTCGATTCTCTCGGCCTTTGCCATCGTCTGGTTTCGCTTCCCGCTGCGCAATCTGTGTTTCTGGATGATTTTCATCACCCTGATGCTGCCGGTGGAAGTGCGTATTTTCCCCACGGTGGACGTGGTGGCGAAACTCGACATGCTCGATGGCTACGCCGGGCTGACGCTGCCGCTGATGGCCTCTGCCACCGCCACCTTCCTGTTTCGCCAGTTCTTTATGACGCTGCCGGACGAGTTGATGGAAGCGGCACGCATTGACGGTGCGTCACCGCTGCGCTTTTTTCGTGACATCGTGCTGCCGCTGTCAAAAACCAACATTGCGGCGCTGTTTGTCATCACCTTTATCTACGGCTGGAACCAGTACCTGTGGCCGCTGCTGATTATCACCAATGCGGATATGGGCACGGCGGTGGCGGGCATTAAGGGCATGATTGCGCTTGGCGAGGGCAATACGCGCTGGAATCTGGTGATGGCGGCGATGCTGCTGACGCTTATCCCGCCGGTCGTGATTGTATTAGTGATGCAGCGCGCCTTTGTGCGCGGTCTGGTCGACAGTGAGAAATAA
- a CDS encoding sn-glycerol-3-phosphate import ATP-binding protein UgpC, whose protein sequence is MAELKLQAVTKSWDGKKQVIAPLTVDVANGEFIVMVGPSGCGKSTLLRMVAGLERVSSGDIWINRQRVTELEPKARGIAMVFQNYALYPHMSVEENMAWGLKIRGMGKAHIAEKVREAARILELDELLKRRPRELSGGQRQRVAMGRAIVRDPALFLFDEPLSNLDAKLRVQMRLELQQLHKRLQTTSLYVTHDQVEAMTLAQRVMVMNKGVAEQIGTPVEVYERPASRFVASFIGSPAMNLLDGRVSNDGTRFELEGISLPVQAWPLAGRKVTLGIRPEHIALSSQADGGVPLTLDTLEILGADNLAHGRWGGQKLVVRLPHAQRPAQGSTLWLGWQPDCLHFFDMDSGKRL, encoded by the coding sequence ATGGCAGAACTTAAACTACAGGCGGTCACCAAAAGCTGGGACGGCAAAAAACAGGTGATAGCGCCGCTGACCGTGGATGTGGCAAACGGCGAATTTATTGTGATGGTTGGCCCGTCCGGCTGTGGCAAATCGACGCTGCTGCGTATGGTCGCCGGGCTTGAGCGCGTGAGCAGCGGCGATATCTGGATTAACCGCCAGCGCGTCACCGAGCTGGAGCCGAAGGCACGCGGCATCGCGATGGTGTTTCAGAACTATGCGCTCTACCCGCACATGAGTGTGGAAGAGAATATGGCCTGGGGGCTGAAAATCCGCGGTATGGGCAAGGCGCACATTGCTGAGAAGGTGCGCGAAGCAGCGCGAATCCTGGAACTGGATGAATTACTTAAACGTCGCCCGCGTGAGTTGTCCGGCGGTCAGCGCCAGCGCGTGGCGATGGGGCGCGCCATTGTGCGCGATCCGGCGCTGTTTTTGTTTGACGAGCCGTTGTCTAACCTTGATGCCAAACTGCGTGTGCAGATGCGCCTTGAGCTACAGCAGTTGCACAAGCGCCTGCAAACCACCAGCCTGTACGTGACCCACGACCAGGTGGAGGCGATGACGCTGGCACAGCGAGTTATGGTGATGAACAAAGGCGTAGCGGAGCAGATTGGCACGCCGGTTGAGGTGTACGAACGTCCCGCCAGCCGTTTTGTGGCGAGCTTTATTGGCTCGCCTGCCATGAACCTGCTTGACGGGCGCGTCAGTAACGATGGTACGCGTTTTGAGCTTGAGGGTATTTCGCTGCCGGTGCAGGCCTGGCCGCTTGCCGGGCGAAAGGTGACGCTGGGTATCCGCCCGGAACATATTGCGCTAAGCTCTCAGGCCGACGGCGGCGTGCCGCTTACGCTTGATACGCTGGAAATTCTTGGCGCGGATAACCTGGCACATGGCCGCTGGGGCGGGCAGAAGCTGGTGGTGAGATTGCCGCACGCACAGCGCCCGGCGCAGGGCAGTACGCTGTGGCTTGGCTGGCAGCCGGACTGCCTGCACTTTTTTGATATGGATTCAGGAAAACGTCTGTGA
- the ugpQ gene encoding glycerophosphodiester phosphodiesterase — protein MKQWNYPKIAAHRGGGKLAPENTLVAIDTGARYGHKMIEFDVKLSKDGQPFLLHDDTLERTSNAWGVAGELTWQQLSGVDAGSWFGREFTGEPPALLSEVAERCRRYGMQANIEIKPTTGTDDETGTAVALAARTLWQDMDAPLLSSFEIPALAAAKRAAPELPRGLLLDEWRDDWRALTLELECVALHLNHRLLTPERIAAIKDQGLRILAYTVNKPARAQALLDSGVDIICTDRIDMIGPDFGRKD, from the coding sequence GTGAAGCAGTGGAATTACCCCAAAATCGCAGCTCACCGCGGCGGCGGTAAGCTGGCCCCGGAAAACACGCTGGTTGCGATTGATACCGGCGCGCGCTACGGCCACAAGATGATTGAGTTTGACGTGAAGCTGTCAAAAGACGGTCAGCCGTTTCTGCTGCATGACGACACGCTTGAGCGCACCAGCAACGCCTGGGGCGTGGCGGGCGAACTGACCTGGCAGCAGTTAAGCGGTGTGGATGCGGGTAGCTGGTTTGGCCGCGAGTTTACCGGCGAGCCCCCGGCGCTGTTAAGTGAGGTCGCTGAACGCTGTCGTCGTTACGGGATGCAGGCCAATATTGAAATCAAACCCACCACCGGCACCGACGACGAAACCGGCACCGCAGTAGCGCTGGCCGCCCGCACGCTATGGCAGGACATGGACGCACCGCTGTTGTCCTCCTTTGAAATACCAGCCCTGGCCGCGGCAAAGCGCGCCGCACCCGAACTCCCGCGCGGGCTGCTGCTGGATGAGTGGCGCGACGACTGGCGAGCGCTGACGCTTGAACTGGAGTGCGTAGCGCTGCACCTGAACCACCGCCTGCTCACGCCCGAGCGCATTGCGGCAATTAAAGACCAGGGGCTGCGCATCCTGGCCTACACGGTTAACAAACCCGCCCGCGCCCAGGCGCTGCTGGACTCAGGCGTAGACATTATCTGCACTGACCGTATCGACATGATTGGCCCGGATTTCGGGCGCAAAGACTAA
- a CDS encoding DUF2756 domain-containing protein — protein sequence MKTMLIAIAALLPLSALAQPLTPQQQQQSNDARMVNPSLQRQQQEMQLKQNQQQSMLNQSVQNQQQRQQQNLQNQIKSNNNLIQESQPGKLIPLGEQPLPNTDGGMLNGGGSNGSGGQHMLQEKVNGDMLHSGGGTLTVPSESGQ from the coding sequence ATGAAAACGATGCTCATAGCCATCGCGGCGCTGCTGCCGCTGAGCGCCCTTGCTCAGCCGCTCACGCCGCAACAGCAGCAACAAAGCAACGACGCCCGGATGGTAAACCCCAGCCTGCAGCGCCAGCAGCAGGAGATGCAGCTTAAGCAAAACCAGCAGCAGAGCATGCTCAACCAGAGTGTGCAGAACCAGCAACAGCGTCAGCAGCAAAATCTGCAAAACCAGATTAAGAGCAACAATAACCTGATTCAGGAGTCACAGCCGGGAAAGCTAATTCCCCTCGGTGAGCAACCTCTGCCAAACACTGATGGCGGGATGCTGAACGGCGGGGGAAGTAATGGAAGTGGCGGGCAGCATATGCTGCAAGAGAAGGTGAATGGAGATATGTTGCACTCCGGTGGCGGCACGTTGACGGTGCCGAGTGAGAGTGGGCAGTAG
- the ggt gene encoding gamma-glutamyltransferase encodes MVKQWVIGLMLVASFQLMAAPPVSYGVEEDVFHPVRAQNGMVASVDATATQVGVEVLKRGGNAVDAAVAVGFALAVTHPQAGNLGGGGFMLLRTKAGKTVAIDFREMAPARATRDMFLDAQGNADSKKSLTSHLASGTPGTVAGFALALEKYGTLGLRSVMMPAIKLARDGFIVNDALADDLKQYGSEVLPQHANSKAIFWKNGQPLAKGERLVQANLAKSLELIAEHGPDAFYKGAIAEQIAAEMAASGGLIDKADLASYQAVERTPVSGNYRGYQVYSMPPPSSGGIHIVQILNILENFDLAKYGFGSADAMTLVAEAEKYAYADRSQFLGDPDFVEVPWQALTSKAYAQSLARQIDVNKARASEQIKPGDLAPYESAQTTHFSVVDKDGNAVAVTYTLNTTFGSGIVAGNTGILMNNEMDDFSAKPGTPNVYGLVGGEANAVGPRKRPLSSMSPTIVVKEGKTWLVTGSPGGSRIITTVLQMVLNTVDFGMNVAEASSAPRFHHQWLPDTLRVEKGFSPDTLKLLQEKGYNVSVEAAMGSTQSIMIAPDGGLTGASDPRTPGDLTAGY; translated from the coding sequence ATGGTTAAGCAGTGGGTTATTGGCTTGATGCTGGTGGCGAGTTTCCAGCTAATGGCCGCACCGCCGGTGTCCTATGGCGTAGAAGAAGATGTCTTCCATCCGGTGCGGGCGCAAAACGGCATGGTAGCCTCGGTCGATGCCACCGCCACACAAGTGGGTGTGGAGGTGCTTAAACGCGGCGGTAACGCGGTCGATGCGGCGGTGGCAGTTGGTTTTGCACTGGCGGTCACGCACCCGCAGGCGGGCAACCTCGGCGGGGGCGGGTTTATGCTGCTGCGCACCAAAGCAGGTAAAACGGTTGCCATCGACTTTCGAGAAATGGCACCCGCACGCGCTACGCGCGATATGTTCCTTGATGCGCAGGGCAATGCCGACAGCAAAAAGTCGCTCACATCGCATCTGGCGTCCGGCACGCCTGGCACCGTTGCAGGCTTTGCGCTGGCGCTGGAGAAATACGGCACGCTAGGGCTGCGTTCCGTGATGATGCCAGCCATTAAGCTGGCGCGAGACGGCTTTATTGTGAACGATGCGTTGGCCGATGACCTGAAACAATACGGCAGCGAAGTCTTGCCGCAGCACGCCAACAGCAAAGCTATTTTCTGGAAGAATGGCCAGCCGCTGGCAAAAGGCGAACGGCTGGTGCAGGCGAACCTGGCAAAAAGCCTGGAACTGATTGCCGAACACGGCCCGGATGCCTTCTATAAAGGTGCCATTGCCGAGCAAATCGCCGCTGAGATGGCCGCCAGCGGTGGGCTTATCGATAAGGCTGACCTTGCCAGCTACCAGGCCGTGGAGCGCACGCCAGTTAGCGGTAACTATCGCGGCTACCAGGTGTATTCAATGCCGCCGCCGTCGTCAGGCGGTATTCACATCGTACAAATCCTCAATATCCTGGAAAATTTCGATTTGGCGAAATACGGCTTTGGCAGCGCCGACGCCATGACGCTGGTGGCAGAGGCAGAAAAATACGCCTACGCCGACCGCTCGCAGTTTCTCGGCGACCCGGATTTTGTTGAGGTGCCGTGGCAGGCGCTCACCAGCAAAGCCTACGCGCAATCGCTGGCCCGGCAAATTGATGTCAATAAAGCGCGAGCGTCTGAGCAGATTAAACCCGGCGATCTCGCCCCTTATGAGAGCGCCCAGACCACCCATTTTTCCGTGGTAGACAAAGACGGTAACGCGGTGGCGGTGACTTACACGCTTAACACCACGTTTGGTAGCGGCATTGTGGCGGGCAATACCGGCATTTTGATGAATAACGAGATGGATGATTTCTCAGCCAAACCCGGCACGCCTAACGTTTACGGGCTGGTGGGCGGCGAGGCTAACGCGGTTGGCCCGCGTAAGCGGCCGCTGTCGTCAATGTCGCCCACGATTGTCGTGAAAGAGGGTAAAACCTGGCTTGTGACAGGAAGCCCAGGCGGCAGCCGTATTATCACGACCGTGCTGCAAATGGTGCTCAATACCGTTGATTTTGGCATGAACGTGGCCGAAGCCAGCAGTGCGCCGCGCTTTCATCATCAGTGGCTGCCGGATACGCTCAGGGTGGAAAAAGGTTTTAGCCCGGACACGCTGAAACTGCTGCAAGAGAAGGGCTATAACGTCAGCGTGGAGGCGGCGATGGGCAGTACGCAAAGCATCATGATTGCACCGGACGGTGGGTTGACCGGCGCGTCAGACCCGCGCACGCCGGGCGATTTAACGGCAGGGTATTAA
- the yhhY gene encoding N-acetyltransferase — MKSLVIRHAQPGDADALYRINAAPEVYPDTLQLPHPSPLLWQERLAHSLPGLHNLVACDEDCVVGHLALEVEQRPRRSHVATFGLSVAPQSQGQGVASALMREMINLCDNWLRVERIELTVYADNAAAVGLYRKFGFEVEGTASHYALRNGEYVDACYMARIKRLR; from the coding sequence ATGAAAAGCCTGGTTATCCGGCATGCACAGCCTGGTGATGCCGATGCGCTTTACCGCATTAACGCCGCGCCAGAGGTTTATCCCGATACGCTACAGCTGCCCCACCCTTCACCGTTGCTGTGGCAGGAGCGGCTGGCGCACAGCCTGCCAGGCCTGCACAACCTGGTCGCATGCGATGAGGACTGCGTGGTCGGGCACCTGGCGCTGGAAGTGGAGCAGCGCCCGCGTCGCAGCCATGTGGCAACCTTTGGCCTGAGCGTGGCGCCACAAAGCCAGGGCCAGGGCGTGGCGTCTGCCCTGATGCGCGAGATGATTAACCTGTGTGACAACTGGCTACGGGTAGAACGCATTGAGCTGACCGTGTATGCCGATAATGCCGCCGCCGTAGGGCTGTATCGCAAGTTTGGCTTTGAGGTGGAAGGCACGGCCTCCCATTACGCGCTACGCAACGGCGAGTATGTAGACGCCTGTTATATGGCGCGCATTAAGCGGCTGCGTTGA
- the gntR gene encoding gluconate operon transcriptional repressor GntR, whose product MKKKRPVLQDVADKVGVTKMTVSRFLRNPEQVSVALRSRIAAALDELGYIPNRAPDILSNSTSRAIGVLLPSLTNQVFAEVLRGVESVLDTYGYQTMLAHYGYKPDLEEERLESMLSWNIDGLILSERTHTPRTLKMIEVAGIPVVELMDSVSPCLDIAVGFDNFDAARQMTAAILKCGKQNVAYLGARLDERTIMKQQGYEQAMRDAGLTPYSVMAEQSSSYSSGIELFRQARREYPQLNGIFCTNDDLAVGAAFECRRLGLRIPDDMAIAGFHGHDIGQVMEPRLASVLTPRERMGRIGAERLLARIRGETITPKMLDLGFTLSPGGSI is encoded by the coding sequence ATGAAAAAGAAAAGACCGGTACTTCAGGATGTTGCTGACAAAGTAGGCGTCACAAAAATGACGGTCAGCCGTTTTTTGCGTAACCCCGAGCAGGTATCGGTTGCATTGCGCTCAAGAATTGCCGCCGCGCTGGACGAGCTGGGCTACATTCCCAACCGCGCGCCGGATATTCTCTCCAACTCCACCAGCCGTGCTATTGGCGTGCTGCTGCCATCGTTAACCAACCAGGTCTTTGCTGAAGTGTTGCGCGGCGTTGAAAGCGTGCTGGACACCTACGGCTACCAGACCATGCTGGCGCACTATGGCTATAAACCAGACCTGGAAGAAGAACGCCTTGAGTCGATGCTGTCGTGGAATATCGACGGCCTGATTCTTTCTGAACGCACCCACACACCGCGCACGCTCAAAATGATTGAGGTGGCGGGCATTCCGGTGGTGGAACTGATGGACAGCGTCTCACCGTGTCTCGATATCGCCGTAGGCTTTGATAACTTTGACGCGGCCCGTCAGATGACGGCTGCCATTCTGAAATGCGGCAAGCAAAACGTGGCTTACCTTGGCGCGCGCCTGGATGAACGTACCATCATGAAACAACAGGGCTATGAGCAGGCAATGCGCGATGCGGGTCTGACGCCCTACAGCGTGATGGCCGAGCAGTCGTCATCGTACTCGTCAGGCATAGAGCTGTTTCGCCAGGCACGGCGCGAATATCCGCAGCTTAACGGCATCTTCTGCACAAACGATGACCTTGCCGTCGGCGCGGCCTTTGAATGCCGCCGCCTGGGGTTGCGTATTCCCGATGATATGGCGATTGCCGGTTTCCACGGCCACGATATCGGCCAGGTGATGGAGCCCAGGCTTGCGAGCGTACTGACGCCGCGTGAGCGCATGGGGCGCATTGGCGCCGAGCGTCTGCTGGCACGGATCCGCGGTGAAACCATTACGCCAAAAATGCTCGATCTGGGATTTACCCTTTCTCCGGGCGGGTCTATTTAA
- the gntK gene encoding gluconokinase produces the protein MSTTNHDHHVYVLMGVSGSGKSAVASEVAHTLGAAFLDGDFLHPRCNIIKMSSGQPLNDEDRTPWLKALNDAAFAMQRTNKVSLIVCSALKKSYRDLLRDGNANLSFIYLKGDFDLIAGRLQARKGHFFKPQMLVTQFDTLEEPTADERDVLVVNIDQPLEGVVASTIALIENK, from the coding sequence ATGAGCACTACCAATCACGATCACCACGTTTATGTCCTGATGGGCGTTTCCGGCAGCGGTAAATCCGCTGTTGCCAGCGAAGTGGCCCACACGCTGGGGGCGGCCTTCCTGGACGGTGATTTTCTGCACCCGCGTTGCAACATCATCAAAATGTCTTCTGGTCAGCCGCTGAACGACGAAGACCGCACACCGTGGCTTAAGGCGCTTAACGACGCTGCGTTTGCCATGCAGCGCACCAACAAAGTGTCGCTTATCGTGTGTTCTGCACTGAAAAAAAGCTACCGTGACCTGCTGCGTGACGGCAATGCGAACCTGTCTTTCATCTACCTGAAAGGGGATTTCGATCTGATTGCCGGTCGTTTGCAGGCGCGTAAAGGCCATTTCTTTAAGCCGCAGATGTTAGTGACCCAGTTTGACACGCTGGAAGAGCCCACCGCGGACGAACGCGATGTACTGGTCGTCAATATTGATCAACCCCTTGAGGGCGTTGTGGCCAGCACCATTGCACTTATCGAAAACAAATAA
- the gntU gene encoding gluconate transporter — translation MSTLTLVLTAVGSVLLLLFLVMKARMHAFVALMVVSIGAGLFSGMPLDKIAETMEKGMGGTLGFLAVVVALGAMFGKILHETGAVDQIAVKMLKSFGHSRAHYAIGLAGLICALPLFFEVAIVLLISVAFSMARHTGTNLVKLVIPLFAGVAAAAAFLLPGPAPMLLASQMHADFGWMILIGLCAAIPGMLIAGPLFGSFISRHVELHIPDDISEPHLGEGKLPSFGFSLSLILLPLVLVGMKTIAARFTTEGSTLYQWLEFIGHPFTAILVACLVAMYGLAMRQGMAKDRVMEICGHALQPAGIILLVIGAGGVFKQVLVDSGVGPALGEALTGMGLPIALTCFVLAAAVRIIQGSATVACLTAVGLVMPVIENLNYSGAQMAALSICIAGGSIVVSHVNDAGFWLFGKFTGATEGQTLKTWTMMETILGTVGALVGMMAFSLLS, via the coding sequence TTGAGTACTTTAACGTTAGTTTTAACGGCAGTGGGATCGGTATTGCTCCTGTTGTTTTTAGTGATGAAGGCACGTATGCACGCCTTTGTTGCTTTGATGGTGGTGTCTATTGGCGCAGGTCTCTTCTCCGGCATGCCGCTGGATAAAATTGCAGAGACTATGGAAAAAGGGATGGGCGGCACGCTCGGTTTTCTGGCTGTGGTGGTGGCGCTCGGTGCCATGTTCGGCAAGATCCTGCACGAAACCGGTGCTGTCGATCAGATTGCCGTGAAGATGCTGAAATCCTTCGGGCACAGCCGTGCCCACTACGCGATTGGCCTGGCCGGGCTTATCTGCGCGCTGCCGCTGTTCTTTGAAGTGGCAATTGTGCTGCTGATTAGCGTGGCGTTCTCGATGGCGCGCCACACCGGCACCAATCTGGTGAAGCTGGTTATTCCGCTGTTTGCCGGTGTTGCCGCCGCAGCGGCGTTCCTGCTGCCAGGGCCGGCGCCGATGCTGCTGGCCTCGCAGATGCATGCTGACTTTGGCTGGATGATCCTCATTGGCCTGTGCGCGGCAATCCCGGGGATGCTGATTGCCGGGCCGCTGTTTGGCAGCTTCATCAGCCGCCACGTTGAGCTGCACATTCCGGATGACATCAGCGAGCCGCACCTGGGTGAGGGCAAGCTGCCGTCGTTTGGCTTCAGCCTGTCGCTGATTTTGCTGCCGTTGGTGCTGGTGGGGATGAAAACCATCGCCGCACGCTTTACCACTGAAGGCTCCACGCTTTACCAGTGGCTGGAGTTTATCGGCCATCCGTTCACCGCCATTCTGGTGGCGTGCCTGGTGGCGATGTATGGCCTGGCGATGCGCCAGGGCATGGCGAAAGACCGCGTGATGGAAATCTGCGGCCATGCGCTGCAACCGGCGGGGATTATTCTGCTGGTGATTGGCGCAGGCGGTGTGTTTAAGCAGGTGCTGGTAGATTCTGGCGTGGGTCCGGCGCTCGGTGAGGCGCTCACCGGTATGGGTTTACCGATTGCTCTGACCTGCTTTGTGCTGGCCGCTGCGGTGCGCATCATCCAGGGCTCTGCCACCGTCGCCTGCCTGACGGCGGTCGGTCTGGTGATGCCGGTGATTGAGAACCTGAACTACAGCGGTGCACAGATGGCAGCGCTGTCTATCTGTATCGCCGGGGGATCGATTGTGGTGAGCCACGTTAACGACGCGGGCTTCTGGCTGTTTGGCAAGTTCACCGGTGCGACAGAAGGCCAGACCTTGAAAACCTGGACAATGATGGAAACCATTCTCGGCACCGTTGGTGCGCTGGTGGGGATGATGGCGTTTAGCCTGCTGTCTTAA
- a CDS encoding YhgN family NAAT transporter, protein MSDIISAAVLLILIMDPLGNLPIFMSVLKHTEPKRRRVIMIRELLIALALMLIFLFAGEKILAFLNLRAETVSISGGIILFLIAIRMIFPSHEGNASGLPAGEEPFIVPLAIPLVAGPTLLATLMLLSHQYPGQMGSLVIALLIAWGGTVAILLQSSLFLRLLGEKGVNALERLMGLILVMLATQMFLDGIRAWMRG, encoded by the coding sequence ATGAGTGACATTATTTCTGCGGCAGTGCTGCTGATACTGATTATGGATCCGCTGGGCAATTTGCCGATTTTTATGTCGGTGCTAAAGCACACCGAGCCGAAGCGTCGGCGGGTGATTATGATCCGCGAGCTGCTCATCGCGCTGGCGTTGATGCTGATTTTTCTGTTCGCGGGTGAAAAAATCCTCGCCTTCCTCAATCTGCGTGCGGAAACGGTGTCGATTTCTGGCGGTATCATTTTATTTTTGATTGCCATTCGTATGATTTTCCCCAGCCATGAAGGCAACGCCAGCGGGCTGCCAGCAGGCGAGGAGCCGTTTATTGTGCCGCTGGCTATCCCGCTGGTTGCAGGCCCCACGCTGCTCGCCACGCTGATGCTGCTTTCACATCAGTATCCGGGCCAGATGGGGTCACTGGTGATTGCGCTCCTGATTGCCTGGGGCGGCACGGTAGCCATTCTGTTGCAGTCGTCGCTGTTCCTGCGCCTGCTCGGCGAAAAAGGCGTGAACGCGCTGGAGCGCCTGATGGGATTAATTCTGGTGATGCTGGCAACCCAGATGTTCCTGGACGGGATCAGGGCGTGGATGCGCGGTTAA